From Xiphophorus couchianus chromosome 23, X_couchianus-1.0, whole genome shotgun sequence, one genomic window encodes:
- the cd74a gene encoding CD74 molecule, major histocompatibility complex, class II invariant chain a, with the protein MADNQEDAPLSRGSVSGSHEVLVNNAGPRGGSNSRAITIAGLTTLACLLLASQVFTAYMVLDHKQQIHSLQKNSERMSKQMIRIPQGVAPARMAMPMNSLPLQLDFTEDDTSSKTPLTKVEDIAIVSVEKQVMDMMKDISLPQFNETFLANLRSLKQQFNDSEWKSFESWMRYWLIFQMAQQEPAGPTPQPASTIKSKCQMEATPGVGKIGAYKPQCDEQGHYKPMQCWHATGFCWCVDQSGNPIQGTTMRGRPDCQRGAGFRRMMVAPRMMQKTFLEDEGKAN; encoded by the exons ATGGCCGACAATCAAGAAGATGCCCCCCTGTCCAGAGGAAGTGTTTCTGGCAGCCACGAAGTCCTGGTTAACAATGCAGGGCCCAGAGG tggatCCAACAGCCGTGCCATTACGATCGCTGGCCTGACCACGCTGGCATGCCTGCTGCTGGCCAGCCAGGTCTTCACCGCATATATGGTGCTTGACCATAAGCAGCAGATCCACAGCCTGCAGAAGAACTCTGAGAGGATGAGCAAACAGATGATTCGCATACCTCAAG GTGTTGCCCCAGCCAGGATGGCCATGCCCATGAACAGCCTGCCTCTGCAGTTGGACTTCACTGAAGACGACACATCTTCCAAGACACCCTTGACT AAGGTGGAGGACATCGCCATAGTCAGTGTGGAGAAGCAAGTCATGGATATGATGAAG GACATCAGCCTGCCACAGTTCAACGAGACCTTCCTGGCCAACCTGAGGAGCCTGAAGCAGCAGTTCAATGACAGCGAGTGGAAG AGCTTCGAATCCTGGATGCGTTACTGGCTGATCTTCCAGATGGCCCAGCAGGAGCCTGCAGGCCCCACCCCTCAGCCAG CCTCTACGATCAAGAGCAAATGCCAGATGGAGGCCACACCTGGAGTGGGAAAGATTGGCGCATACAAGCCCCAGTGTGACGAGCAGGGCCACTACAAGCCCATGCAGTGCTGGCACGCTACCGGCTTCTGCTGGTGTGTGGATCAGTCTGGCAACCCCATCCAGGGCACCACCATGCGCGGCCGCCCAGACTGTCAAAGAG GTGCCGGATTTCGTCGCATGATGGTCGCACCAAGGATGATGCAGAAGACCTTCCTTGAAGACG aggGAAAAGCAAATTAA
- the LOC114139480 gene encoding probable UDP-sugar transporter protein SLC35A4 has protein sequence MIVIKNVGSQTPVRTKRQRANRIKWGFLLGLMVFIYGSHAPLITLTKVDGQVPFNAASCVLMIELAKLLISLLSLVFTGSTSIPRSPPRLIAPYAIPAVLYTLNNNLVVIMQAYMDPSSFQILSNLKIASTALLYSACLGKRLRSKQWFALGLLMAAGGFHSYSSLDLQGPETIDVDEGPRLHITAWGLFLVLVYAGVSGLAAVYTERVLKSQRLPLSVQNLYLYMFGVAINGVSSLSSIGSDQEFLEGYSGVVWAIIAGQAANGLLMSVVLKHGSGITRLFVISCSMLVNAVLSWAILGLQLTALFPLPCTLIGLAAYLYYG, from the coding sequence ATGATTGTAATTAAGAACGTGGGGTCTCAAACCCCGGTCAGGACTAAGAGACAGCGGGCGAACAGGATCAAGTGGGGCTTCCTGTTGGGCCTGATGGTGTTTATCTATGGTTCTCATGCGCCGCTTATCACTCTCACCAAAGTAGACGGTCAAGTCCCATTCAACGCCGCCTCCTGCGTCCTCATGATTGAGCTGGCCAAGCTGCTCATCTCCCTGCTGAGCCTCGTTTTCACAGGCTCCACATCGATACCGCGGTCTCCCCCACGTCTCATTGCCCCTTACGCGATCCCTGCTGTGCTGTACACCTTAAACAACAACCTGGTTGTCATCATGCAGGCCTACATGGACCCAAGCTCATTTCAAATACTCTCTAATCTGAAAATAGCTTCGACCGCTCTGCTGTACTCCGCCTGTCTGGGGAAGAGGCTGCGGTCTAAGCAGTGGTTCGCCCTGGGGCTCCTCATGGCTGCGGGGGGCTTCCACAGCTACAGCAGCCTGGATCTACAAGGCCCTGAGACGATTGATGTCGATGAAGGTCCCAGGCTACACATCACTGCTTGGGGACTTTTCCTTGTGCTGGTTTACGCCGGTGTGTCTGGGCTGGCAGCAGTTTACACAGAGAGGGTGCTGAAGAGCCAAAGGTTGCCCCTCAGCGTACAGAACCTCTACCTCTATATGTTTGGAGTGGCAATCAACGGGGtgtcctctctctcctccataGGAAGTGACCAAGAGTTTCTGGAGGGCTACTCGGGGGTGGTGTGGGCTATCATCGCAGGACAGGCAGCAAATGGACTTCTGATGTCTGTGGTGCTCAAACACGGTAGCGGCATCACCAGACTGTTTGTCATTTCCTGCTCCATGCTGGTTAATGCAGTGCTATCCTGGGCCATCTTAGGCTTACAGCTCACTGCTTTGTTTCCTCTACCTTGTACTCTGATTGGCTTGGCAGCTTACCTTTATTACGGATAG
- the LOC114139482 gene encoding SLC35A4 upstream open reading frame protein-like, translating to MADDKDPLRQLKDLTRLKNQLEAIQRRVETEVSAEFPQGSTVFGSPFLKGFLVGYVVAKLRSSAFLGVLLGTATGIYAAQSYQVPNIERTVKDYMSTMKKGPK from the exons ATGGCGGATGACAAG GATCCTCTGAGACAGTTAAAGGATCTAACTCGGCTTAAAAATCAGCTGGAGGCGATTCAGAGGAGAGTGGAGACCGAGGTATCCGCAGAATTTCCCCAG GGAAGCACGGTGTTTGGATCACCCTTCCTGAAGGGCTTTTTGGTCGGCTATGTGGTGGCAAAGCTTCGCTCCTCGGCCTTCCTGGGAGTGCTGCTGGGAACTGCCACTGGCATTTACGCAGCCCAGAGCTATCAGGTGCCTAACATTGAAAGGACCGTTAAAGATTACATGAGCACAATGAAAAAGGGACCAAAGTAA
- the LOC114139481 gene encoding trichohyalin: MKEKGSTETAKYLQEKLRQEMEEHIREGKGSAEKVQERVTRIQQLKEALREETLKNGNVSEKSQFCQQSQLEYNEAQERRRQLKEDHTRLIQEEVAKMERDLAQEQPPTESPQRELLVLSKERQVLVMQIEALRAEGQQAESDLQDQHHRHQTELHCLREESLQVFRAFRQVSEEQRKISEGRYRSVLLEAVQDAIYLSAQNQQLQAENKELQKALGEIKDALAVRGDPVTDLINQHQ; encoded by the exons ATGAAAGAGAAAGGAAGTACAGAAACAGCTAAATATCTGCAGGAAAAGTTGAGACAAGAAATGGAGGAACACATCAGAG AAGGTAAAGGCAGCGCAGAAAAGGTCCAGGAGAGGGTAACcagaatccaacagctgaaggAAGCTCTGAGAGAGGAAACACTGAAGAATGGGAATGTTTCAGAAAAGTCCCAATTCTGTCAACAA TCTCAGTTGGAATACAATGAAGCGCAGGAGCGGAGGAGGCAACTTAAGGAGGATCACACAAGATTAATTCAGGAGGAGGTGGCGAAGATGGAGAGAGACTTGGCGCAGGAGCAGCCGCCG ACAGAAAGCCCTCAGAGGGAGCTGCTGGTGCTGAGCAAAGAGAGGCAGGTCCTGGTGATGCAAATAGAGGCGCTTCGTGCCGAGGGCCAGCAGGCAGAAAGCGACCTTCAGGATCAGCATCACAGACACCAAACGGAGCTGCATTGTTTGAGGGAAGAGAGCCTACAG GTGTTCAGGGCGTTTCGTCAAGTTAGTGAGGAGCAGAGGAAGATTTCAGAGGGAAGATATAGGAGTGTGCTGCTGGAAGCTGTGCAGGATGCCATCTACCTGTCGGCTCAGAATCAGCAGCTGCAAGCTGAAAACAAGGAACTTCAAAAAG CACTGGGGGAGATTAAAGACGCTCTTGCTGTGCGAGGAGATCCTGTGACTGACCTGATAAACCAGCATCAATGA